One Setaria italica strain Yugu1 chromosome I, Setaria_italica_v2.0, whole genome shotgun sequence DNA window includes the following coding sequences:
- the LOC101758973 gene encoding putative pentatricopeptide repeat-containing protein At3g01580, whose amino-acid sequence MRPLQKLLEAAAAASTPPAAAHLHAHLLRSGLLHSSHYLTAHVLESYPPGLARDLFDEIPCPTPRLANALLRAHLRARQWRAATLLVPRLRVRPDGFTFPLLLRACAMLPSLPHGRAVHAVAVRSCAASEDAFVAAAVVQMYARCGDMAGAVNAYGALEKPDVVLLTSVVTGYEQNGLAMEAMEFFARNVVGQGVVPTPVTLVSVISAAAQLGDARNGQASHAYLVRNNLGYNLALVNAVLGFYVKIGDVQAARRVFEGMADRDVVTWTSMIKGYLQSGDAHEALKVYREMVQVGVQPNSVTLVSVLQACALAVDVEEGRSTHHKSVKMGCELEVGVATALVDMYMKCSCHEEAMRLFHRMPKKDVVAWAAVISGLTQNGLPDESLQVFKCMLLDNHAPDAVTMVKVLSACLESGGARQAICLHGYLVRSGFDNKVFVAAALLDLYSKCGNLDSAIRVFESTTEKDVVLWSSMIAGYGAHGLGQEAVALYQTMIASSIKPNSVTFVSVLSACSHSCLVQEGRQIFDSMTQVYGVMPNPEHQSAMVDLLGRAGELQEAISVIHDMDGRAVAHAWCALLAACRVHNNTEMIEVVAKNLLNLDPDHVGYYNLLANIYAFDEKWESVNDTRDTVRGRGLRKVPGYSAVEVNNVEHRFIAGEWSHQDQENICTLLCDLSQKLRSEDCSFQIDTGLIIEDFALL is encoded by the coding sequence ATGCGACCCCTCCAGAAGCTTCTAGAAGCTGCCGCCGCAGCCTCtaccccgcccgccgccgcgcacctccacgcccacctcctccgctcaggcctcctccactcctcgCACTATCTCACCGCGCACGTCCTCGAGTCGTACCCACCGGGCCTCGCCCGCGACCTGTTCGATGAAATACCCTGCCCGACGCCGCGCCTCGCTAATGCGCTCCTCCGCGCTCACCTCCGCGCGCGGCAGTGGCGCGCCGCTaccctcctcgtgccgcggctccgAGTGCGCCCGGACGGCTTCACCTTCCCGCTCCTGCTCAGGGCCTGCGCcatgctcccctccctcccccacggCCGCGCCGTGCACGCGGTCGCCGTACGCTCTTGCGCCGCGTCCGAGGACGCCTTTGTCGCCGCGGCGGTCGTGCAGATGTACGCCAGGTGCGGAGACATGGCCGGGGCTGTCAACGCGTACGGCGCGTTGGAGAAGCCAGACGTCGTGCTCTTGACGTCCGTGGTGACTGGGTATGAACAGAACGGACTGGCCATGGAGGCAATGGAGTTCTTTGCAAGGAATGTGGTTGGCCAGGGCGTCGTGCCGACTCCGGTCACGCTTGTGAGCGTGATTTCGGCAGCGGCACAACTGGGGGATGCCCGGAACGGGCAGGCGTCACACGCGTATCTTGTCAGGAACAACTTGGGTTATAATCTAGCTCTAGTGAATGCTGTTCTTGGGTTTTATGTGAAAATTGGGGATGTCCAGGCAGCTAGGAGGGTGTTTGAGGGAATGGCAGATAGGGATGTCGTTACTTGGACCAGCATGATCAAAGGATATCTGCAATCAGGAGACGCGCACGAGGCATTGAAGGTGTACAGGGAGATGGTTCAGGTGGGTGTCCAACCGAATTCTGTGACTTTGGTTAGTGTTCTGCAGGCTTGCGCACTTGCTGTGGATGTTGAGGAAGGCAGGAGCACCCACCACAAATCTGTGAAGATGGGTTGTGAACTTGAGGTGGGTGTTGCAACTGCGCTGGTTGATATGTACATGAAGTGCTCATGTCATGAGGAGGCGATGCGCCTCTTCCATCGGATGCCAAAGAAAGATGTGGTAGCTTGGGCTGCAGTCATCAGTGGCCTCACACAAAATGGTCTCCCTGATGAATCTCTCCAAGTGTTCAAATGCATGTTATTGGATAATCATGCTCCTGATGCGGTCACAATGGTGAAGGTACTCAGTGCATGCTTGGAATCTGGTGGTGCTCGCCAAGCTATCTGTCTCCATGGTTATTTGGTTAGAAGTGGTTTCGACAATAAGGTGTTTGTAGCGGCTGCACTTCTTGATTTATATTCAAAATGTGGAAACTTAGATAGCGCTATCAGGGTTTTTGAAAGTACCACAGAAAAGGATGTTGTTCTGTGGAGCTCAATGATTGCTGGTTATGGAGCCCATGGTCTTGGTCAGGAAGCTGTTGCCTTGTACCAAACGATGATTGCCTCATCAATTAAACCCAATAGTGTGACTTTTGTGTCAGTATTATCAGCATGCAGCCACTCTTGCCTGGTGCAGGAAGGAAGACAAATTTTTGATAGCATGACTCAAGTTTATGGAGTCATGCCAAATCCTGAACATCAAAGTGCCATGGTTGATCTCCTTGGGCGGGCCGGTGAACTACAAGAGGCCATAAGTGTCATTCATGACATGGATGGGAGAGCTGTTGCTCATGCTTGGTGTGCCTTGCTTGCTGCCTGTAGAGTACACAACAACACTGAGATGATCGAAGTAGTAGCAAAGAATCTCTTGAATCTGGATCCTGACCATGTTGGCTACTACAATCTCTTGGCCAATATATATGCATTTGATGAGAAGTGGGAAAGTGTAAATGATACGAGAGACACGGTGAGAGGTAGAGGTTTGCGTAAAGTGCCAGGTTACAGTGCGGTTGAGGTCAATAATGTAGAGCACAGGTTCATTGCTGGGGAGTGGTCTCACCAAGATCAGGAGAATATCTGCACCCTGCTCTGTGACCTGTCACAAAAGTTGAGAAGCGAGGACTGTTCCTTTCAAATTGACACTGGCTTAATAATTGAGGATTTTGCTCTTCTCTGA